In the Dehalococcoidia bacterium genome, CTCGATGTTTATTCCGAAGTCTTTGCGGAGGCTGCCTGATTCAGCTCTGGCCGGATCCGTCGCTCCCATTACCGCCCGGATGGTGCGTATGGCATCATCGCCCTCGAATACGGCGGCCACGATGGGGCCGGAGGTGATAAAACTTATCAGCTCTTTGAAAAAAGGCTTTTCCTTGTGAGGGGCGTAGTGGCGCTCAGCCAAAGCCCGGTCCATGCGCAGCATTTTGAGGGCTACCAGCGTAAGCCCTGCGCTTTCCAGCCGCCCGATGATAGCCCCGCTGAATCCCCTTTCAACCGCATCCGGTTTTACCAGCACCAGTGAACGTTCCATTTTATGACCTCCATTATATTTCAGCCTGCCAGTATCACAGGTTTGGATAAGCTTTTCAATGTCTGAGACGGTTAGTTCCGCCAGTGAGTCCACCACCACGTCGGCCAGTTTGAGGCTCTCCTTGGGATGGTTGGCAGCCACCCCCACCGAGCGCATGCCAGCGGCGCGAGCCGCCGCTACACCTCCCACGGCATCCTCGATGACAGCACAGCAGCGGGGTTCTATGTTCAGCTTCTCGGCGGCCAGCAGAAAGATCTGAGGGTTAGGCTTCCCATTCACTACTTCCTCCCCGCTGACGACGGCCTCGAAAAGGCTTTCTATTCCCAGCATCTTGAGGAAAGTGTTGGTATTCTGACGGGGCGCCGAGGAGGCTACTGCCATTGGTATGTTACTCCTATGAAGCGCCTCAAGCAGCGCCATGGCTCCGGGCATGGGGCCGACGCCCTCGCAGCGCACGGCCTCGCGGAAAAACTCTGTTTTCTCGCGGCTGATGGAATCTATCTCTTCTTGAGATGTCTGCTGGCCCAGCACGTCCCGGATAATGTCGTCGTTGCGTAAACCGAAACCCTTTTTGAAATCCTCGCGGCTGAAAACCACGCCGCGACTCCTGAATACGGCTTGCCATGCTTCGAAATGCTGTGCCGCCGTATTTACTATGGTACCGTCCATATCCCAGATGACAGCGATGCGTTTGCAATCCATGGGCGGCGGCATGGCTCCGGCGCTTTTCGATTTGGGCTGGCTGATATGCGGCCGCCTCAAATAGATGGGTTGTAGCGTGGCGGCATCGTCGTAGAGCCCTTCAGTTAGCCTTTTTTCACCCAGTGTAGCCAGGGACTCCGCACGCCTCAGTCTGACCGCGGTCGGGGGTATGTCCACCTTTTCTCCGAGTGTCGTTCTTAGCTGTTCTAACATATCCTGTGTGGGTTCGCCGCAAAAAACGGTCCGCTCCTTGACGCGGTCGCCAAGTTCATTGATGGTTATCAGACTTTCGGGGGCCAGGCAGCGCCACTTGCCATCTGTCAGTTGATAAACCGCATGCGTGATTTCGCCTCTTCCTGCGTTAAAAATGGCGCACACAGGCAGGCCGCTCTCTGCGTGCTGATAGGCCGCAGCTTCGAGCGTGCTGACGCCCACTATGGGCACACTCAGGCTAAAGGCCAGTCCTTTGGCAGTTCCCAGCCCAACTCTCAGCCCGTTGAAACTACCCGGCCCTCTGGCAACGATAATCCCCTTCATATCCTTGATGTTCAGGGAAGACTGCCTTAGCAGCGATTCCAGGTGTGGCAGCAGCTCGACGGTATGATTTCTGCCGCATTGCCAGGTTATCTCCACCAGGATTTGCCCCTCATGAATAATTGCCAAGCCGGCTATATCGCTCGATGTGTCGATAGCCAGATACATCTATATATTATCCTTTTTGAGGGGGGCAAGCGCAGCTGTCAGATCCCGAGTCATTGTCTCATAGCGTGTTCCGCTCGGGAGTATGTCTATGCTGCGCTCGGATTCCCCTGCATAAGCCAGATTGATAGCAATATGCTCCGGCGGCATGAGCGCCACGGCTTTTTCCGCCCATTCGATGACGCACACACCATGTCCGTAAAGATAATCATCCAACCCCAGCTCGGCAATCTCCTTGAACTCCAACCTATAAAGATCCATATGGTATAGCGGCAGTCTGCCGGCAAACTCGCGCATCAATACATAAGAGGGGCTGGCGGCGTTCTCCTTCACTCCCAGTCCCTGCGCTATCCCCTGCGCCAGGCAGGTTTTACCCGCCCCGAGCGGCCCGCTCAAAAGAAGAATGTCTCCCGAGCGCGCCAGTTCACCGATTATGCGGCCGAGTTGCTGCGTTTCTTCGGAGCTACGGCTGATCAGTTTAAGACTAGCCTTTGCCAAAGTGGTCCCACCCGGCCTTGTCGAATTTATAAGGGCGGCCTTTTGCATCTACAGTCTGTACAACTCCCGGGGAGTTTGCGGTTATCTCACCGATGACGCTCACAGGCAGGCTGGTTTTTGCCTTGACCTTATCAATAACCGCTGCGCTCGCCGTAAAGAGCAATTCATAATCCTCGCCACCTCCCAGCGCCATGTCCAGCGCATGCGAGAGAAATGCCTTACGTGCCGCCGGATGAACGGGTATGTGCTCCACATCGATACGCGCTCCCACTTTGCTTGCCCGGCAGATATGTCCCAGGTCGGCTACCAGTCCATCGCTAATGTCTATGGCAGCCCGCCCGCCTGCGGCCAGTATCATAGCTCCCTCCGCCAGACGGGGACAGGGGCTGAGGAATGCCTGTCTGAGTGGAGCGTCCTCAGCGGTAGGGGCAGCTCCGTTGCTGATGAGCCTGAGACCTGCCGCCGCCGCTCCCAGATATCCGGTAACTCCTATCAGGTCGCCGGGTTTGGCTGCGGAACGCCTCAACAGCCGCTTGCCCGCGCTTCCGGTGACGGTCAAGCTGATAAACATGGTATTCGACGAGGTGATATCACCCCCGGCGATGGCTATTCCAAACTGGTCCCCCAGCTGTATCAAACCCCGGTACAGTTCGGTGACGTCTTCCACGTCGGTGTCGGCGGGCAGGCCCAGAGTCACCAGGGCGCATTCCGCCGTGCCCCCCATAGCGGCAATGTCGCTCAGGTTGATAGCCAGGGCTTTCCAGCCCAGTTCGCTCCACGCCGCCTGGCCTATCTTAAAATGAACGTTCTGGACCAGGCAGTCGGTGGTGGCCAGCGTAATCTCGTCCGTATTCTTCCATGCAGCAGCATCGTCTCCAATACCCGCCACTATATTTTTCCACGAAGGACGCTTTACATCCAGTCTCGTTTCTATCATTTTGGCCAGAATTTCGATCAGCCCGAATTCGCCGACTTCAGATACTTTCATCGTCTGGATTATAACACGCTCTTGAGGTCTATCTCCAACGATGTGACAGCGTTATATAGAATGACCGGAAGTAATGCTTTTATTCCAAAAAATATTGCCGAAAATACTTCCTACCTATATAAATTACTTGACTCTAATGGTAGAATAGTACAAGGGGGAGTTTGACTGGGGTGTGCCCAGGTCTCCAAGATAGACCGCATCATTCGAACTTGGAATTTCTAAATAGCTAAAGCGTCATAGAAAAGGCTCCAT is a window encoding:
- a CDS encoding nucleoside-diphosphate kinase, which gives rise to MYLAIDTSSDIAGLAIIHEGQILVEITWQCGRNHTVELLPHLESLLRQSSLNIKDMKGIIVARGPGSFNGLRVGLGTAKGLAFSLSVPIVGVSTLEAAAYQHAESGLPVCAIFNAGRGEITHAVYQLTDGKWRCLAPESLITINELGDRVKERTVFCGEPTQDMLEQLRTTLGEKVDIPPTAVRLRRAESLATLGEKRLTEGLYDDAATLQPIYLRRPHISQPKSKSAGAMPPPMDCKRIAVIWDMDGTIVNTAAQHFEAWQAVFRSRGVVFSREDFKKGFGLRNDDIIRDVLGQQTSQEEIDSISREKTEFFREAVRCEGVGPMPGAMALLEALHRSNIPMAVASSAPRQNTNTFLKMLGIESLFEAVVSGEEVVNGKPNPQIFLLAAEKLNIEPRCCAVIEDAVGGVAAARAAGMRSVGVAANHPKESLKLADVVVDSLAELTVSDIEKLIQTCDTGRLKYNGGHKMERSLVLVKPDAVERGFSGAIIGRLESAGLTLVALKMLRMDRALAERHYAPHKEKPFFKELISFITSGPIVAAVFEGDDAIRTIRAVMGATDPARAESGSLRKDFGINIERNAVHGSDSVKTAEHEVKLFFKDSEILSYERKQ
- the tsaE gene encoding tRNA (adenosine(37)-N6)-threonylcarbamoyltransferase complex ATPase subunit type 1 TsaE encodes the protein MQKAALINSTRPGGTTLAKASLKLISRSSEETQQLGRIIGELARSGDILLLSGPLGAGKTCLAQGIAQGLGVKENAASPSYVLMREFAGRLPLYHMDLYRLEFKEIAELGLDDYLYGHGVCVIEWAEKAVALMPPEHIAINLAYAGESERSIDILPSGTRYETMTRDLTAALAPLKKDNI
- the thiL gene encoding thiamine-phosphate kinase yields the protein MKVSEVGEFGLIEILAKMIETRLDVKRPSWKNIVAGIGDDAAAWKNTDEITLATTDCLVQNVHFKIGQAAWSELGWKALAINLSDIAAMGGTAECALVTLGLPADTDVEDVTELYRGLIQLGDQFGIAIAGGDITSSNTMFISLTVTGSAGKRLLRRSAAKPGDLIGVTGYLGAAAAGLRLISNGAAPTAEDAPLRQAFLSPCPRLAEGAMILAAGGRAAIDISDGLVADLGHICRASKVGARIDVEHIPVHPAARKAFLSHALDMALGGGEDYELLFTASAAVIDKVKAKTSLPVSVIGEITANSPGVVQTVDAKGRPYKFDKAGWDHFGKG